Part of the Aquabacterium sp. NJ1 genome, CGGCCCGGTGGCTCTGGCCTGGGGGCTGCAGCACACCAGCGGCGCCAGTGCATCGCTCATGCTGACGCTGGAGGCGGTCTTCACGGCGCTGTTGGCCAGATGGCTGTATGGCGAGGTGATGGGCACGCGCGTCTGGTCTGCCATGGGGCTGTTGTTGGCGGGTGGCGTGGCGCTGATCCTGGACCGTGGCGGCAGCGGCCAGAGCGAGCTGCTGGGGGCGATGGTCGTCCTGCTTGCGACGATGGCTTGGGGTGTGGACAACACCCTGTCACGGGGTGTGGCCGAGCGCGACCCGGGTCAGGTCGTGCTGCTCAAGTCCACCTTGGGCGCGGTGCTCACTGCAGCGATCGCGGTGGTGGTGCATGAGCCTTTGCCAGGCTGGCAGGCTGCGGTGGGCTTGCTGCTGGTGGGTGCCTCAGGTTATGGCTTGAGCCTGAGGCTGTATCTGCTGGCGCAGCGGACGTTCGGGGCAGCTCGCACGGGCTCTGTCTTTGCATTCGCGCCATTCATCGGGGCCATCCTGGCTGTTGTACTGGGGGAGCGCGCCATGAGCTGGGGCGTGGCGCTGGGCGGCATGTTGATGCTGCTGGGCGTGGTCCTGCATCTGGCCGAATCACACGCGCACGAACATCAACATGAAGCGCTGGAGCACGAGCACGCGCATGCCCATGACGACGGGCATCACGATCACGTCCATCACCCCATGCCGGTCGGGCCGCACAGCCATGTCCACCGGCACGAGCCCGTGCGGCACGCTCACCCGCACACCCCTGATGTCCACCATGCGCACAGGCATTGACGAGTCCGTCATGAAGAGACAGAGCGGCTTGATGCGCCAACGAGTTTCCACGGGCGGCTGCATTTTGCGGGGCAGATGTCGCGGATGTGTTCTCCAGGTGGGTGACTCGCCATGATGGTGATGGGCCGAGTGCGAGAAAATAGCGCCATGACCTCCCTGGCTATTCCCCCTTCAGACGACCCCAAGCCCCAGCCACCCGAGCCGCCAGACATCGACGAATGCTGCGGCAACGGCTGCGACCCCTGCATCTTTGATCGCCATGACATGGCGATGGATGAGTATCGGCAGGCGTTGAGGGCGTGGGAGGCGAGGCAGGGCGGCGCGGCAGATCAGGAGGGCTGAGTGGTCTGACCGCGCTTACTGTTGCGGCGAGCCCGCATGAGCGGCGTCCGGTGCGCACGGGATGCGCAAAGAGTTCGGTTCAACAGGAGTCGCTTCATTGGCGCGCACACCGAATTTGCTTTGGCTGCGCGTTTAGCCACGCGTTCTGTAGCCTCAACGGGGCGGCCTATTTGTTCACGGGCAGGCCGGTGCGAGCGTCGAGCCCCTTTTCCCTACTGAGTCGCGTCATCAGGGCCTCTGATGGCTTGGTGGGGGCAGCCTGATGCACTTTGCTCCATGCGAAGGACCCGTTCCATGGGGGCAGGGATGCTGGAGGCAAGGGCACGATCTGATCGATATCCTTCAGCACAATGTCTTCCTTTTGCTTCTCGATCAGAAACACGCGGATTTGCTCATAGCGCTGAACGCGCTCGGGGTCGTTCTTCGAGGGTTTCTTCAAGAACTGCCTGATCGTATAGCGCTGCCCGGAAAAGATGTCCATCAATGTGGACGCGGCGCTGGCACTGCCGTGCATTGCCGCCTTTTGGAGCATGGGAAGGGCCTCCTTTATCTTGTTTTGACGCAGGAGTTTGTTACCAAGCTCATAACTGGATTCCCCATGGCCTTGTTCCGCCGCACATTGATACAGGGCTATTGCCAAGCCCTTGGTCTCGGGCGACGAAACGTTGACGACATGGGACATGATGGAACGCCCATCCAACCAATCAGCGATGTTGTATTGCGCCTGCGGGCTTCCCAATTCAGCGGCTTTGCGATAGTTGTCCAATGCTTTTTGCATGTCCCAAGCTTGACGGGCATGGCCCGCGATCAGCAAGTACCCATAGGGGTTGCTGTCCGCAACAAGCCTCTGGATGATCTGGTCCACCTCGGCTTCGCGACTCATCCTGGATGGCGTGGCCGTATTGTCGTAGTCCGTATCGATTTGCTGGTACAGCAAATCATTCAGTAGCCAACCCGCCTGAGGATGGTCATGTGCTGCCGCTAGCCGGAGGTATCTTGCGATCTCGGTGAACGCTTGAACCTGAGCTTTGTCCTGGTTGTAGGAGGATCGGTCGCTGTTCAATTGGCGATAGCGACCGTATTGGAATACCTGGTCCACTTCCGCGCTAGGTTGATGGATGTGGACGCTCTCATGCGTGCACTTGAAATTCCATGGTGCCAGGTTCACAGGGCGCTCTGCCGCGACAGCGTGAGACGCCAGAACAGAGAGTGACAGGAGCAAGGACATGATGGTCCGTTGCAGCATGTTAGCGGCGTCTCCGAACCTGCCGCAGTGCGGCGTTGAAGGACGAAAATGAGTGTTGCCCATACCTGTTATGGATGTTAGGTGGATGTCTTTGCGATGCATCCGTTGAGCACCATCAGGCGCCCCACCATGACTAGACAGGGCGCGTGCGCATGAACGCGTTGAATCACTTGCCAGCAGTCAGCGGCCGGCCGGTCTTGGGATCCAGTCCTTTGGCGCGGGCCATTTCAGCGATGCGATTCTCGGTAGGCAAGGGTGGTGGGACATTGGCATTGAACTCTTCTAGCCATTTGATCTTGCCGTCCCAGGGAGGGAGCTTCGCTGGTGGCAGGGGAACGATCTCGTCGATTTCTGGCACCTTGGGATCGAGGTAGTCGTAGTCGGATAGAAAGTCGCCAATGACTTTATATCGACGTGACCGCTCAGGATCGGCCTGAGTGTGGCCCAAATAGCCTAGTTCATTTGAGTTGGAAATTTTGAAACCCAACTCCAACCGACTTGCGGACTGAGCATTTCCCGCCTTAACTCCAAACTGGTATGCCTGAAGGGCTTCCAGTGGCTTCTTTTCGTAAACGTAGACCCCCAGGTTCAGTGCCGCCTCAGCATGCCCCTGCTCTGCGGCACAGCGGTACATCTGCAAGCCGATCTCAACGATATCGGGGGCATGGCTGCGAGCGTCGGTGAGCTTGTCGCCAATCAGATATTGAGCATCGGGACTACCCATATCAGCAGCCTTGCGGTAATAGCGCTTGGCGAGATCCAGATCGCTGACTACGCCATAGCCCTGCATGAGGTAGTTGCCCATATCGTAGTAGCCACCGGGGATGCCACGGCAGATGAGGTCTTCGACCAGATCGACACTTTCCTTGATGGGGTTCGGGCTTTGGGCTTGCCCCTTTTTGAGCATGCCGCGCAAGGCCAGGTTGGCTTTGTCGTGGCCGTAAGCTGTAGCGATGCGCACCAAGCGCTCAATGGCGGGGTAAGCCGCTGCATCGTCCTTGAGCAGGTTATTGCGGCGCAGCCAGCGAGCGTGTTGATAAAGCTGCTCAGCCTCGGGATTACGTGGGGGAATGTGCTCAGCTTCATGCGTGCAAGTGAAGGCCATGTCTGGCCTCAGTCCGGCCATGTCTGGCGTGGCGGAGACGGTCATGCGGGTGTCCTTGGCGTGACATCCAGCGAGCACCAACAGGGCGCTTGTCACAGCGACTGCAAGCACAAGAGAAGAAACGGAACACCGGCGCATGAATGCGGCGAATCACTTGCCAGTGTTCAGCGGCCGGCCGGTCTTGGGATCCAGTCCTTTGGCGCGGGCCATTTCCGCAATGCGCTTTTCGGAAGGCAAAGGCGGAGGCACGTTGGAGTTGAACTCTTCTAACCATTTGAACTTGCCGTCCCAGGGGGGCAGTTTGGCTGGAGGCAAAGGCACGATCTCGTCGATCTCTGGCACCTTGGGATCGAGGTAGTCGTAGTCGGATAGAAAGTCGCCAATGACTTTGTAGCGGCGCGCACGCTCGGAATCGGATGTGGTTTGACCCAGGAAACTTTGGCTTTTGGGATTGGAATCCTTTGAGCCGATTTCTAACCAACTGGCTGATAGAGCATCCCCAGCTTTGACACCTAGCTGAAAGTATTTAAAGGCGTCCACATATTGTGCGGTTGAACCATAGTGGACACCCATGTAATTTGCAGCTTTGGTGTTCCCTTGTTCTGCTGCGCAGCGATGCATTTGCAAGCCGATGTTCACTACGTCAGGAGTGTGACTGCGAGCGTCAACAAGCTTCGATCCAATCAGGTACTGAGCATCGGGGCTGCCCAGGTCAGCGGCTTTGCGGTAGTAGCGTTTGGCCAGGTCCAGATCGCCGACTACGCCATAGCCTTGCATGAGGTAGTTGCCCATGTCGTAGTACCCCCCTGGGATGCCTCGGCGAATGAGGTCTTCGACCAGATCAACGCATTCTTTGATGGGATTGGCACTTTGAGCTTGACCCTTGGTGAGCATGCCGCGCAAGGCCAGGTTTGCTTTCTCGTGACCATAAGCGGTGGCAATGCGTATCAGGCGCTCGATGGTTGGGTATACGGATGGATCGTCCTTGAGTAAATTATTGCGGCGCAGCCAGCGTGCGTGCTGGTAAAGCTGCTCTGCCTCGGCGTCATGTGGGGGAATGTGCTCTGCCTCTTGTGTGCAAGTAAAGGCCATGTCGGGCCTCAGTCCGGCCATGTCTGGCGTGGCGGAGACGGTGATGCGGGTGTCCTTGGCGTGACATCCAGCGAGCACCAACAGGGCGCTTGTCACAGCGACTGCAAGCACAAGAGAAGAAACGGAACACCGGCGCATGAATGCGGCGAATCACTTGCCAGTGTTCAGCGGCCGGCCGGTCTTGGGATCCAGTCCTTTGGCGCGGGCCATTTCCGCAATGCGCTTTTCGGAAGGCAAAGGCGGAGGCACGTTGGAGTTGAACTCTTCTAACCATTTGAACTTGCCGTCCCAGGGGGGCAGTTTGGCTGGAGGCAAAGGCACGATCTCGTCGATCTCAGGCACCTTGGGGTCGAGGTAGTCGTAATCGGCCAAAAAATCGAAAATCAATTTATAGCGTCGACTACGCTCCAGATCTGCGTGTGCCTGTCCGAGATACAACCCAACGTTCGGATCTGTGATCGAGAACCCTTTGGCCATTCGGCTTGCGGACTGAGCATTACCCGCTTTGATGCCAAGCCGGTATGCCTGCATGGCTTCTTGTGGGTTCTTCTCGTAGATGTAGATTCCAAGATTCAAGGCAGCCTCAGCATGCCCCTGCTCGGCTGCGCAACGGTACATCTGCAAGCCGATATCAACGATATCGGGGGAATGACTTCGGGCATCAGTTAGCTTGTCACCAATGAGGTATTGTGCATCCGGACTACCTAGATCGGCAGCTTTGCGGTAATAGCGTTTGGCGAGTTCCAGATCGCTGACTACGCCATAGCCCTGCATGAGGTAGTTGCCCATATCGTAGTAGCCACCGGGGATGCCACGGCAGATGAGGTCTTCGACCAGATCGACACTTTCCTTGATGGGGTTCGGGCTTTGGGCTTGCCCCTTTTTGAGCATGCCGCGCAATGCCAAGTTGGCTTTGTCGTGACCGTAGGCTGAGGCAATACGCACGAGGCGCTCAATCGGAGGATAAGCAGTAATGTCGTCCTTGAGCAGGTTGTTGCGGCGCAGCCATCGCGCGTGCTGGTAAAGCTGCTCGGCCTCGGTATCACGCATTGGAATGTGTTCAGCCTCATGTGTGCAGGTAAAGGCCATGTCGGGCCTCAGTCCTGCCATGTCTGGCGTGGCGGAGACAGTCATACGGGTGTCCTTGGGGAAGAAATGGCGTTGTATACCTAGACCAGCTGCGCCAAAGCCCGTCAAGCTCAGAGCGATTGCGCCAGTTCTCAGCGCCTTATTAATGTGCGATTTAGGAGATGAAAGCATGACGCAGCGGTACTAGTCCCAGTCTTTGCGACTAGGGTCCAAACGTAAAAAGGCGTCTAATGGAGCGACAGGTGCGCGGGCGTTCTTTCGCCGATTTATGTTCTCTTGGACAATAGTTTCCCAAGCATCGTAAGCATCTTTTAAAGGCAAATCTGCTATCCGCTGTCCACCAAAGTTTTTTGTATGCAAATCCCACAACGTTTGCCGCGCCGGTTTCGATACCTCGGGCCGGTCATGGATGATGTTGAGTTCGCTGTCGGTTTCCATGCTGCGCGTGTTGATGTTGGCGCTGCCTAGCGTCATGAAGGTATCGTCAATGATCATGAGCTTGGCATGGACATAGGTTTCCACCCATGATTGCCCTGGCGCGGTATCCGGAGACACGATACGGCAGACCAGCGTCTTGAGGCCGGGGGTGGCCATTTCCGAGGCCGAAATGGTTTGAACGGTCCAGTCGTCGAGGTCTTTTTGAGCCTGCGCCTTACGTTGCTCTGCGGCGCTCAGGCGGGTGTTGACGCTTTCGTAGCGCTGGGTGATGTAATCAGCTGAACCTGGCGTGCCGTCGATGATTCGCACGTCGTTGTCGATGGCATTCCGTTCTCGGTGCAGTTTGTTGATCTCTGCTTGTGCGGCATCCACGTCAGCCTGTCGCTTCTTGTATTCGGCGGCTTGCGATTTGGGTAACTCACCTCGATCAATGCGCGCATCGCGCGTTGCGGCTGGAATGTCGGCCCCGCGCCCGAGGCCTTCCAGCATGCGTTGGGTGTTGTTGGCACCGTCCCCCATGCCCTCATCAGAGGTGTTGGTGATGACGAAGAGGTACAGGCTGCCATGCTTCTCTGGGCGCCTGCCATGCTCAGCCATCGCTTTGGCATGTTGCTTGATCTGGTCTGCCAGGACGGGCCAACGAAAGTATTGGTTTTCGATATAGATGAGCTGCGTCGCGTTGCTCACGGCCTGCAAATACATCTTGGCGATGTGCTTGACCGGCTTACCGTCGGCGCCACCTTGATGCTGGGTTCTCAGGATTTGCGCCGTCAGCGGAACATCAGCACCCTTGGGTTTTTGCTGGTACTTGACCGAAGTCGTCGTCGGCAGCGGATCAGGTTTGGCGTGACCGGGCGCATCCGTGATCGCCTTGTTCCATGCCGCCTGAAAGTTATCGTAAAGGTCGGCAAGAATGGGGCCCGTCACCCTGGATGAAAAATCTTGGCGTGGAAACTGGGCGTTGGCGCCCTTGTTGGGCGCATGAGGGCGGCCTTTGACGCTGTGCTCGTTGGTGTCCCAATACCAGTCCAGCATGTTGTGTCCCATGACAAAACCAACAGCCAGATCTGCAGATTCATGGTCAACGAGCACCATTTTCTGGTGATGCGTTGTGAAGCTGGCCAGCATGCCGCGCGTCTGGGCGGAAATGCCTTTGTCCATGAACCTGTCTGTCGAGATGGACGCTCGGTCTGGTGCGCTGAACCCTCGGCTGCGGAACACGAGATTGTCCATGGACCGGTCGTCGTTGAGGGCGCGGTATTTCTGACGCATTGCGCGGACGACTTCGTGATCTGTATGGGCGTCGTAGACCGCGAACCAATGCTTGCTGTAGTCATGCTGCCAGTCGGATGTGCCGGCCAGACGATCCTTGATGGCCAGGTCTCGCCGGCCAGGCGTGTTGGGTTCACCATTGAAGCCAGTCACACCAATGGTGGCCACTTGCTCTTTGGTGATGCCATTGCTGTACCCCAGATCAATTTCTTGGGACCAGCTCAGCACCCGGATTTTCTTGCCTTCGCGGGCCTTTTGCTCAAGCAATTTGCCAATACAGGGGTGCTTTTCATCACGTATGAAAAACATACTGGGCTGAAAACCCCAGCAGATAATGCAAACGCTTTTGGTTGCTGCCGCGATGGCCTTGTGTATTTCGCGAAAGGCTTCTTCACCGTTAATAAGGAGCCCGAACGTTGCAGGTTTGCGTGAGTACTCTACATCTGAGACGAACCATCGGGGCGTCATCTGAACGGCCATGTTGCTTGAGCGCTCTACAGCAACTGTGGCGGGTTTGGGTTGGGTATCTTGCATCACATCGTCCTGTCGCGTTCAGCTCTGGGCTGACTGTTCGCTTGGCGAGCTATTGACGAGTGCGTTTAAAGCACTCTGGTATTCGGAGCGCGAGGCGCTACTGCTTTGTTTGTCTTCGCCCTTGAAGACGCCCATGGCGGCCAGGGGCCCTTCCGCAGTATTTCGATATCGTTCAACAACGGGGATGTCGTATGTCATTCCGTTGGCCAAAACGACCTTGTATCGTTCAATGGCGGGAGCGTGCTTCAGTTCGATAGAGCCTGATGCATCAAGTACGTCTTGCTTGATCATTGCGCCGTTGGCGAACACTTTGTATGGCATGCCTGCCCATCCGGACATCTGACCGAAGGGAGCACTGTCAAACGTCAACGTCAAAGGTGTTGTCAACGTACTGGTAGGGAAGCCGGGCATATCCTGATTCAGGATCTGAGGCCCCACCATCGACTTCTGCCCTGCCTGCACCGTGATCTTCCCGGGACACTGGGCAGTAAAGCTGCCACCCTCAATCGTGATGCTCGCCCCACCGCTCACAGCCAGCGTCACCTTCTTGGCCGCCGCGATGTTGACCACCCCACTGGCCGTCTTCAACTGCAGCTCCTGCTTGGCTGCAATCTGCGCCGGGCCCGCCTGAGCCTGCATCTCGATCGGCCCTTGCGCCGCGATCATCGTCAGGCCCTTGCCTGCGGCTTCCGCGCCTGGCTGAATCGCTCCTGCCAGCACACCAATAGCCTGCCCCGTGTGCACGCGTGCCTGCCCACCCACCGCAAAGTGCGTGTCTTGCCCGCTGGCGATCTGGGTGGTGTCTTGCGCACTCAGGTGCAGGTCTTGGCCCGCAGTCAGGCCAATGCCGGCTTTACCGACCAAGGCGATATTGGGATCCGCCATGTGCGGCACCTTGCTCTGGCCGGTGCCGGTGGCTTTGGCTGCCGCGTCTGCCTGGGCGTTGGGCAGGCTGCTGGTGCTGACCATGCCGCTGAGGCTCTTGGTCAGCGCAGCGGCGGGGGCGGCCCGGTCGTCCAGGTTGCTCTTGTTGCCGCCCACGCTGCCGGCTGTGGTGGCCAGGCCCACGGTCTGGTGGGTGCTGGCGGCCTGGTGGAAGGTGCTGGCCAGTTGTTGGGCTTGTTTGGCGAGCGCCATGCCGGGGGCGTTGTCGCCGGCTGGTGTGCCGGTCTGGCCCAAGCCATTGCCCAGGCCGAAGGTGCTGAGCATCACGCCGCGTGCGGCGCGCAGGCCGCCCCAGGCGTCGGTGCGCAGCTCGAAGCCCAGGCCGCGGAAAGAGCCACGGTGGTTATCGGCCTGGTGCAGCAGGTGGCCCATTTGCAGCCAGGTCTGGCTTTGGGTGCTGTGCAGCTGGGCGCGCAGCTGGCCGGGGGTGTCGTCGAACACGAGCTGGTTGTAGCCGCTGCCGCCGAATTCCTTGCTCTTGACGCCGCTGAGCGCCGCGGCGTTGGCCTGGCCTTCTGAGTCTTCGGTGGCGGCCCCCGGTGCGGCGCCGTGCCAGGCGGGGCTGTTGCCGCCGCTGCCTGAGCCCACGAGGTTCATCTGGCTGCTGGGGCTGTGGTCGGTGGATTCGGCCAGGGCGGCGGTGTCGGCTTCGGCGGGCTGGCCGCCCGGGGTGCGGGGCACGCCCGATTCGCCACGGCCGTTGTACAGGCTGGCCATGACGAAGGGGCGGTCGATGTCGTTGCCCAGGAAGCCAACCAGCACCTCCTGCCCGATGCGGGGGATGAACTGGTGGCCCATGCCAGGGCCGGTCAGGCGTTGCATGACGCGCAGCCAGCAGCTGTGGTCGCTGTTGGCGCGCTGAGGGGCGAAGGCGTTGGCCTGCCAGTGGAACTGGACCTTGATGCGGCCAAGCTGGTCGGTGTAGAGCTCGTCGGCGCCGCTGGCGTTCACGTTGCCATCGGGGCCAACGACGATGGCGGTTTGCGGGCCCAGCGCGGTGGGGCGCGGGCGGGGGCGCAGGCCGGTGTCGTCCATCAGCACGGCGCGCCAGGGCACGTTGCGGCGCAGGGCCTGGAACTGGCAGGCGTAGCCGGTCTGGGCGGCGCGCTGGTACAGGGCGGTGCTGTCCACGGCGAAGGTGTCCGGGCCGGTGGCGGCGAGTGCGGGCAGGTCGGCGGCGCCCAGGGTCTTGGCGATCTTGTCGCTCAGTTCCTTGGGCAGGTTGTTGATGCCGATGACGTCGCAGCCGGTGACGAAGAACTGTTTGTCCTCGTCGGCCAGGCCAAAGGCGGAGAGCGGGTCCAGCGTGGACTGGGTGACGGCGAACCAGGTGCCGGCGCGCAGGGTGCGCACGGTGCCGCGGCCCAGCCAGGTCTTGTAGCGGGCCTCGTGGGCTTCCTGCAGGCGGGTGGCGGCGAACTGCGCTTCGGCCTGGTTGCCAAAAACGAAATCACCCGTTGGGTCGTAGCTGGTGAGCCAGCTTTGCAGGCTGGTGGCCTCGTCGCCACCCCATTCGTGCGCGGTGGGCACCTCGGCGGTGATGGCGGCGTGGGCCTTGTAGTCCCAGCCTTGCAGCACGGTGCCGGTGGGGCCGATCTGGCGCACGCTGCCCAGGGCCTGGATGCTGTCTTGCACTTCCTGGCTGCTGCTGCCGTGGAAGCGGATGCCGGCGCCCCCCAGGCTGCTGGCGCTGATGGCGTCTTGCGGTTGCTGCGCGCTGCTGACGAAGAAGACCACGGTGTGGCCGCCCGGGGCGGATTCGTCTTCCTCGACGCGCCAGCAGATGCCTTCTTCGGCCAGCAGGCGCTGCACGAAGGCCAGGTCGGTTTCGCGGTATTGCACGCAGTAGGCGCGCTGGCCGCCGTTGCGGGCGAACAGGCCTTCGGCCACGTAGGTGGCGACGTCGTCGTCCCACTTCCAGGCGGCGATGCTGCTGTGGTCGGCGAACACGTCTTCGACGATCTCGATGACCGACTTTTCTTGCCAGACGCGGCTGTTGAGCGTGTGGCCCAGCAGCGCCATCCAGGGCTGGATCAGCAGGCCTTTGCGGGCGAAGCCGCCATCGGCTTCCAGGGCGCTGGCTTCCACGACGTAGCCGCTGCGGCGGGCCTTGCCGCCATCGGCCAGGGTGGTTTCCAGGGTGATGGGGCGGGCGTAGAGCTGCTTGAGCTCGACCTGGGCGTGGAGCACCAGGGCGTTGACGTACAGCGAAAACGGTTCGGACACGGCCTCGTGCATGACGAAGCTCTCGACCATCAGGTCGGCCGGCAGGCTGCGCTCGCTGCTGGGCGCGCTCAGGGTGTAGAGGCGGGTGTCGCTGCCCCATTGGGCGAGGAGGCCGCCCAGGGTCGAGTCAACGGCCGACCTGGTGGCCGAAAGGGCGGCATCCAGCCCACCCTTCAGAAATGAAGAATCCAGCCCCATTGCGGGTTCCCTGATTTGTGATGTCGTGTTTGATCGGATCGAGGGGGAATTCTCCCGTTGAACCGACGGCGGGCGGGCCACCCCCTTGGGGTGTATGTGCAACCTGCTGTAACCAATCTGGGGCACGCCGTAACCGTTCGTGAACTGGCGCACGCTCCGCCCTTTGTTTCACCCTTCAAAGCGCGTCAGGGGGATCAAGCTCTCGACCAGTCGGCCGAAAACGAAAGACGATCTAGCCGCCTCATCCACCGGAGAGTCTGACCATGGGTCAAAAAACCACCGCCCAAGCCCTGCGCGAACAATTGATGGCCCCTCATGCCATCGAGCGCGTCCATGCCATGCACGCCCTGGAGCTGGAGCTGGAAGAAGCCCGCGCCAACCCGGTGGCCGATGAACTGGAGGCGTTTACCGCCCGCGGCATCCCCTATTACGCGCCGGAAGACCCGGATTACCGCGAGTGGGTGGCCAAGGCCGTGGCCTACTGGGAAAAGCTGCATGCCGAGCCGCATGCCCCCGTGCCCCGCATGAGCGCTGCCAAGGTGCGCGGCGGCCGCGCCAAGCACCTGGCCTGAACCTGCGCCTGCTCTGCTTGTCCCGCTGACCGGCAGGGCTGCCCCGGCTGCCCTATGATCGCCCCGCGCACCGCTGTCGAGGTGCGGGGTGAGCCTGCATGACATTGCCTGAGCAGATCCGCGTGCTGGAGCGCGGCTGGCTATCGTCCAACAACATCGTGTTCCTGGACGACGATGGCGCCACGGTGGTGGACACCGGTTATGTCACGCACCTGGATGACACCATCCGCCTGATCGACGAGGCCCGTGAGGGCCGGCCACTGCGCCGCATCGTCAACACCCACATCCATTCCGATCACGCCGGTGGCAATGCCGGCTTGAAGGCCTTGCATGGCTGCGAGGTGTGGATCCCGCCCGGCGAGGCCGAGTTGGTGGACGTGTGGGACGAAGACCGCCTGAGTTACCGCCGCACCAGCCAGTTGTGCCCGCCCTTCCGCTATGACGCCCTGATCCACCCGAACGACACCTTGCGGCTGGGTGGCGAGGATTGGCGTGTGCTGCCTGCTGCGGGGCACGACCACGCCATGGTGATGTTGTGGTGTGAGCGCCTGGGCATCCTCTTGTCAGCCGATGCCTTGTGGCAAAAGGGCTTTGGCGTGATCTTCCCGGAGCTGGCCGGCATCCCCGGTTTTGCCGAGCAGAAGGCGACGCTGGATTTGATCGGGCAATTGCAGCCGCGTTGGGTGATCCCCGGGCATGGGGCGCCTTTCAGTGGTGAGGCGGTGGATGCGGCTTTGATGGCCGCGCATTCACGCATCGATTGGCTGATGGAGGAGCCGCGCCGCAACTCGGACAACGCGCTGAAGGTGCTGCTGGCCTTCAAGCTGCTGGAGGCCAGGCGCTTGACCTTGCCCGAGCTCGCCGACATGGTGCGCACGAGCGTGCAAGGCAACGTGGCCATGCAGGCGCATTACCCGCATGAGCCCGAGGTGATGGCGGCATTCATGGCCGAGCAATTGGTCAGGGCCGGTGCGGCCACGCGTGAAGGCGACACCCTGATCGCCCCACGCTGAGCCTGGTTCGGTGCCGTTGCGCCTGACTCAGTTGGCGCGCACCTGGAACACGCTGGAGGTGCCGGTGAACGGCGTGATGGTGCCGATCAGGTTCTTGGCGTCGCCATAGTGGACGATGCGGTAGCTGCCGGGCGGCGTGCCAGCTGGGATCGTCCAGCTGATGTCGGCGGCGGATTCGGCACCGAAGGTGCGCACCCAACGGTAGCGTGTCGCCCAGTCGCCATCATCGGCCACCGCTTGCCAGCTGCTGCCCACCAGGCGCTGCACTTCGAGGAAGGTGCCGTTGCGGTGCAGGTTGTTCTTGGGGTGCCCGGTCTGGAAGCGCACGCTCACCGTGTCGCCCGGCGCGTAGCTGCTGGCCACGTCCGTCAGCACCTGGCCGAAGCGTTTGCCCAAGGCGGGCAGGTCCATCACCACGCCGGTCTGGAAGTTGAGCTGGCTGTTGCTCAGGTCGCGCGGTTGCAGGGTGTTGATGGTCGGCTGGTTGTTGGCCATGTCGTACGCCAGCTTGTTGAGCTCCTGCTGGTAGGCCGGCTGCGTGTAGGGCCCAAACAGGGTGCTGCCACCTTCGTAGTCCTGGATGCTGTATTCCTCGGGCGTGGTGATGTACTCGGTGTAGGCATTGGTGTAGCCCACCACCAGCACCTGCCTGATGTCGACGCCCAGCGTGCGGGCCAGTTGCCGGCGGATGCGGTAGCCCGACATGATGGTGGGCTCGCCCGGCAGCGTGGCCAGGTAGAGCGAACCCAGGCGGACCAGTTGCAGCGGCAGCACTTCGGGCGCCCAGGGGTAGGGCTTCATGTCACCCACGGGGATCACGACTTCCTTGACACCCTGACATTGCTTGAGCGTTTCGGAGGGCCAGAACACCAGGCCGCCAATCGCCGCGAGGAAGGGGTTGGACTGACCCTCCTTGGCGATGCCCGGGCCGGGGCCGTCTTCTTCACTGCCGGCGGCGAAGCTGGTGCCCAGGGCCGCCGGGCAGGTGCTGTGCGGCTGGCCATCGGGTGTGTACGCGCCGGAGACGGCCACCTGGCTCATGTTCACGTAGCGCATGCGGTAGTCCACCGCGCCTT contains:
- a CDS encoding DMT family transporter — its product is MRTFNVPALRGGLLAVLAATLFGISTPLVQRIGKGAGAFATAALLYIGAALIGALLRQPPQREAAVSRHDLPRLGWMAFFGAGVGPVALAWGLQHTSGASASLMLTLEAVFTALLARWLYGEVMGTRVWSAMGLLLAGGVALILDRGGSGQSELLGAMVVLLATMAWGVDNTLSRGVAERDPGQVVLLKSTLGAVLTAAIAVVVHEPLPGWQAAVGLLLVGASGYGLSLRLYLLAQRTFGAARTGSVFAFAPFIGAILAVVLGERAMSWGVALGGMLMLLGVVLHLAESHAHEHQHEALEHEHAHAHDDGHHDHVHHPMPVGPHSHVHRHEPVRHAHPHTPDVHHAHRH
- a CDS encoding oxidoreductase-like domain-containing protein, whose protein sequence is MTSLAIPPSDDPKPQPPEPPDIDECCGNGCDPCIFDRHDMAMDEYRQALRAWEARQGGAADQEG
- a CDS encoding sel1 repeat family protein, with protein sequence MLQRTIMSLLLSLSVLASHAVAAERPVNLAPWNFKCTHESVHIHQPSAEVDQVFQYGRYRQLNSDRSSYNQDKAQVQAFTEIARYLRLAAAHDHPQAGWLLNDLLYQQIDTDYDNTATPSRMSREAEVDQIIQRLVADSNPYGYLLIAGHARQAWDMQKALDNYRKAAELGSPQAQYNIADWLDGRSIMSHVVNVSSPETKGLAIALYQCAAEQGHGESSYELGNKLLRQNKIKEALPMLQKAAMHGSASAASTLMDIFSGQRYTIRQFLKKPSKNDPERVQRYEQIRVFLIEKQKEDIVLKDIDQIVPLPPASLPPWNGSFAWSKVHQAAPTKPSEALMTRLSREKGLDARTGLPVNK
- a CDS encoding sel1 repeat family protein, yielding MTVSATPDMAGLRPDMAFTCTHEAEHIPPRNPEAEQLYQHARWLRRNNLLKDDAAAYPAIERLVRIATAYGHDKANLALRGMLKKGQAQSPNPIKESVDLVEDLICRGIPGGYYDMGNYLMQGYGVVSDLDLAKRYYRKAADMGSPDAQYLIGDKLTDARSHAPDIVEIGLQMYRCAAEQGHAEAALNLGVYVYEKKPLEALQAYQFGVKAGNAQSASRLELGFKISNSNELGYLGHTQADPERSRRYKVIGDFLSDYDYLDPKVPEIDEIVPLPPAKLPPWDGKIKWLEEFNANVPPPLPTENRIAEMARAKGLDPKTGRPLTAGK
- a CDS encoding sel1 repeat family protein, producing the protein MTSALLVLAGCHAKDTRITVSATPDMAGLRPDMAFTCTQEAEHIPPHDAEAEQLYQHARWLRRNNLLKDDPSVYPTIERLIRIATAYGHEKANLALRGMLTKGQAQSANPIKECVDLVEDLIRRGIPGGYYDMGNYLMQGYGVVGDLDLAKRYYRKAADLGSPDAQYLIGSKLVDARSHTPDVVNIGLQMHRCAAEQGNTKAANYMGVHYGSTAQYVDAFKYFQLGVKAGDALSASWLEIGSKDSNPKSQSFLGQTTSDSERARRYKVIGDFLSDYDYLDPKVPEIDEIVPLPPAKLPPWDGKFKWLEEFNSNVPPPLPSEKRIAEMARAKGLDPKTGRPLNTGK
- a CDS encoding sel1 repeat family protein, with product MTVSATPDMAGLRPDMAFTCTHEAEHIPMRDTEAEQLYQHARWLRRNNLLKDDITAYPPIERLVRIASAYGHDKANLALRGMLKKGQAQSPNPIKESVDLVEDLICRGIPGGYYDMGNYLMQGYGVVSDLELAKRYYRKAADLGSPDAQYLIGDKLTDARSHSPDIVDIGLQMYRCAAEQGHAEAALNLGIYIYEKNPQEAMQAYRLGIKAGNAQSASRMAKGFSITDPNVGLYLGQAHADLERSRRYKLIFDFLADYDYLDPKVPEIDEIVPLPPAKLPPWDGKFKWLEEFNSNVPPPLPSEKRIAEMARAKGLDPKTGRPLNTGK